One genomic window of Erinaceus europaeus chromosome 7, mEriEur2.1, whole genome shotgun sequence includes the following:
- the LOC103111275 gene encoding tubulin alpha-1B chain-like, whose product MRECISVHVGQAGVQIGNACWELYCLEHGIQPNGQMPSDKTIGGGDDSFNTFFSETGAGKHVPRAVFVDLEPTVIDEVRTGTYRQLFHPEQLITGKEDAANNYARGHYTIGKEIIDLVLDRIRKLADQCTGLQGFLIFHSFGGGTGSGFTSLLMERLSVDYGKKSKLEFSIYPAPQVSTAVVEPYNSILTTHTTLEHSDCAFMVDNEAIYDICRRNLDIERPTYTNLNRLISQIVSSITASLRFDGALNVDLTEFQTNLVPYPRIHFPLATYAPVISAEKAYHEQLSVAEITNACFEPANQMVKCDPRHGKYMACCLLYRGDVVPKDVNAAIAAIKTKRSIQFVDWCPTGFKVGINYQPPTVVPGGDLAKVQRAVCMLSNTTAIAEAWARLDHKFDLMYAKRAFVHWYVGEGMEEGEFSEAREDMAALEKDYEEVGMDSVEGEDRDEY is encoded by the exons CGTGAGTGCATCTCTGTCCACGTTGGCCAAGCCGGCGTGCAGATTGGCAATGCCTGCTGGGAACTCTACTGCCTGGAGCACGGGATTCAGCCTAACGGGCAGATGCCCAGCGACAAGACCATTGGGGGAGGGGACGACTCCTTCAATACCTTCTTCAGTGAGACAGGAGCTGGAAAGCATGTGCCCCGGGCTGTGTTTGTGGACCTGGAGCCCACAGTGATTG ATGAGGTTCGGACAGGCACGTACCGGCAGCTCTTCCACCCAGAGCAGCTCATCACGGGTAAAGAGGATGCAGCCAACAACTACGCCCGTGGCCACTACACCATCGGCAAGGAGATCATCGACCTGGTGCTGGACCGCATCCGCAAGCTG GCTGACCAGTGCACAGGCCTCCAGGGCTTCCTCATCTTCCACAGCTTTGGGGGCGGCACAGGCTCGGGCTTCACGTCGCTGCTCATGGAGCGGCTGTCTGTGGACTACGGCAAGAAGTCCAAGCTGGAGTTCTCCATCTACCCGGCGCCGCAGGTGTCCACGGCCGTGGTGGAGCCCTACAACTCCATCCTGACGACGCACACCACCCTGGAGCACTCGGACTGCGCCTTCATGGTGGACAACGAGGCCATCTACGACATCTGCCGCCGCAACCTGGACATCGAGCGGCCCACCTACACCAACCTGAACCGACTCATCAGCCAGATCGTGTCGTCCATCACGGCGTCGCTGCGCTTCGACGGCGCCCTCAACGTGGACCTGACCGAGTTCCAGACCAACCTGGTGCCCTACCCGCGCATCCACTTCCCGCTGGCCACCTATGCGCCCGTCATCTCGGCCGAGAAGGCCTACCACGAGCAGCTGTCGGTGGCCGAGATCACCAACGCCTGCTTCGAGCCCGCCAACCAGATGGTCAAGTGCGACCCGCGCCACGGCAAGTACATGGCCTGCTGCCTGCTCTACCGCGGGGACGTGGTGCCCAAGGACGTCAACGCTGCCATCGCCGCCATCAAGACCAAGCGCAGCATCCAGTTTGTCGACTGGTGCCCCACGGGCTTCAAGGTGGGCATCAACTACCAGCCGCCCACCGTGGTGCCCGGGGGTGACCTGGCCAAGGTGCAGCGGGCCGTGTGCATGCTCAGCAACACCACGGCCATCGCCGAGGCCTGGGCCCGCCTGGACCACAAGTTCGACCTCATGTACGCCAAGCGGGCCTTCGTGCACTGGTACGTGGGCGAGGGCATGGAGGAGGGAGAGTTCTCTGAGGCCCGCGAGGATATGGCCGCCCTGGAGAAGGATTACGAGGAGGTGGGCATGGACAGCGTGGAGGGCGAGGACCGGGATGAGTACTAG